The genomic window ATGCCCTGCTGGCCGTATTCGTCGGGTTGGTGCTGGGCATTGCACTTGCGCTGCTGCTGGAACGACTCGACGACAGCGTCACCTCCGTTGAGGATGTCGAACGCCGGTTCGGGCTGGCGGTGCTTGGCGTGATTCCGCAGTACCGGCCCGGCCGCGATGCGCCGCAGGCACGGCTGTCGCTGACGACGCATGTGGACCCCACTTCGGGCTTTGCGGAGGCGTATCGCTCGCTGCGCACGGCGCTGCTGTTCTCGACCAGCTCCGGAGCGCCCAAGACGCTGGTGTTTACCAGTGCGCGTCCGGGTGAGGGCAAATCCGTTTCCGCGATCAGCTGTGCGATCACGTTCACGCAATCGGGCAGCAAGGTGCTGCTGATTGATGCGGATCTGCGCAATCCTTCGGTTCATCGCGAGCTGTCGGTGGAGAACCACTCCGGCCTCACGAACTATCTGACCGGTGATGCCAAGCCGGCTGAGATTTCGCGTGCGACCTCGGTGCCGGGACTGTTCGTGATCCCGTCCGGCCCGATTCCTCCCAACCCCGTCGAACTGCTTTCGGGCGGACGCATGCTTGATTTGCTGACGCTTGCGCGCGAGAAGGTTGATTACGTGATCGTCGATGGACCGCCGGTGCTGGGGCTGGCCGACGCGCTGGTGCTTTCTGGAATGGCGGATGCGACGGCACTGGTCATAGAGTCGGGTTCAACGCGCGAGGTCCAGGTGCGCGCGATGCTGCGACGCCTGCGCGCAGTGCAGCACGGCACCATACTGGGTGCGGTGTTGACCAAGGTGACCCAACAGAGTTCTTCGTATGGTTACGGGTATGAATACGATTACCACTACCAGTACGGGGACACCAGGCGTCTGACACGCCAGCCGGGTTCGGCCCGGGGCTGAGCCGCCGCAGATGGCGGACAGTCTGCGCCTTGCGCTGGACTTCTACCGGGCGCCGCTGCGCTTTCCGGGGTTGTCCGATCCCACCTCGCCTCTGCCGGACGATCTGGATGCCATCGTTCGGGTGGCCAACGAACGGGTGCGGGATGTCGATTTCGTGCGCGGTGAGGCCGTGCGACTTGGCGTCAGCGTTGAAGAACTGACCGAGGCTGCGCGTTTTTTTGTCAAACAGGTGTTCTTCGCCGCCGCGACCGATCACTATCGCACGCTGGGGCTCGCGGACTCCGCCAGCCATGAGGAGATCCAGGCACGTTATCGGCAATTGATCCGGCTCTTTCATCCGGATCGCGATGTCGACGGTGCAGACTGGGACGCCGTGTACGCCGCGCGGCTGAACGAGGCCTACAGCGTACTGCGCAACGCCCAGCAGCGTCGTGCCTATGACAGCGGGCGGATTCATTCGCGCACATCACCTACCGCTGGTGTGCGACCCGGCCGGCCCGAGATGCAACGTGTGCGGCCGGAGCCGCGTGCGCGAATTCCCGAACGTGAGGAACTGTTGGACCGTATCGCGAGTACCGGCCTGCTCGCGCGGTTTCCGCGCCTGGTTCCGGTGCTGGCGATGATGGTTTTCGCCATCGGCGTCGTCGTCTGGCTCGCGGGCGGACGCGAACACGAGACCATCCGGCTCGCGGCGAATGCCGTCGAGGCGCCCGCTGCGCTGCAAGCGGCCAGTGCGTTGGTCAGCCGTTCCCTGGCCCCGGCGGAGAGCGGTGCGCTTGCTGACGGTCTGCGCGAGCAGTGGCGTGCAAGCGGACGGCAACTGATCGCCGCCGACAGCGTGGGTGGGGCGCCGGGCGAAACGGCGCCTGCGGCTGCGGCCGCGACTCCGGAGCCGGCGGCTGCTGCGGTGCCGCCAAACCCGGCGCCTGAGCGGAAGCCGGACGCGAAGCTGGCCGGCGACGTCGGCCGTTCGCCGCGCGTGCCCCGTGCCGCGGGGCCTGCGGCAGTGATCGAGAGAACGCCGGATCGGGAGACTGTGGCTGCGGCATCCCGAATCGAGTCCGAACCCGGCCTCACGCAACCGCCGCGGGCGCACCCGGCACCGGTTGCCGCCCGGCCGGCAGACCGGAGCCCGGCACCCGCGGACGAGCCCATGCCCGCGGTCGTCGCTCAGGAGTCATCCGACGGGATGGCACAGATTCCCGGCGCGCCCGAGCCCATGCACGGAGCGCAGGTCGATGTTGCGTCTGCGGATGCAGACGCTTCACCGGTCGTGCAGCCCACGGTGCCACCGCAGGTCGCAGCCGACCCGATACCCTCGGCGCCCGCCGAAATGCACGCGGCGCTCGCGAAGGATGACGAGCCGCCGCGCATGCAGACCAGTCGGCCGGCGCCGCCCCGAAACACCGGCCGAGCCCAACCGGTGCAGGACATCGGCAATGCGCTGGGCGGCATCTTTTCCACGTTCATTTCCGCCTATGAGGCCGGTGACCTGGAGCGTTTCATGGCGCTGTTTGCGCATGATGCACAGAGCAATGGCCGCAATGGTCTGGCGGCCATCCGCGAAGACTACGCGAGCGTGTTTGTGTCGACGATCGACCGTCATCTGCAACTGCATCGCATGAACTGGCGGCGCGCAAACGATGCGGTGCACGCCAGTGGCTGGCTGGATGTCCAGTTACGCACGCGCGATTCGGGTCAGCCGCGGCGGGTCGTCGGTTTTCTGCGGGTGCGGTTCGAGGATCGCGACGGGCGGCTGCTCATTGCACAGCTGGATCATGAACACGGTGGCTGAGCACGCCTCTATCGCACCGCTGGTCTGGATTCGACGTGTGCTACTGCTGGGGCTGGCCGGCGTCGGTGCCTGGTTCGCGGTGCACCTGGGCATCGGCGATCACCTGGCGCAGACGATCGAGTCGGAGCCCGCACGCGCGGGCGAAGCCCTGCGCTGGAATCCACACGATGCTGGTGCGCGCATCGCCGCGCTCGCCGTTTCCGCAACCAGCGGTGACGATACCGGTACCGGAGCGAACCTGGTTGATGGCCTGCGGCAGGCGCTCAGATCGGATCCCGCGCAAAGCAATGCCCTGCTGGTGCTTGCACGCCAGCCCGGTGTCTTTTCCGACGCACAGCAGGCCGACCGGGTCGTGCGCCTGGCGAGTCGAATCGGTGCCGCGAACTGGGTCGGGCGTCTCGATGCGGCGGACTATTGGCTTGGCAAAGGCGAGGTGGTCGCCGCTGTCAACGAATGGAGTGCCGCGCTGGAGCGCCGCCCGAGTCTGAAAACCGAGCTGTTTCCGGTACTCATCCGGCTTGCCAACGATGCCGGTGGCCGGGCGGTGCTTGCCGCAATGGTTGACGAACAGGGTCGGCCGGGCTGGTGGACGGAATTCGCCCGCGAGGCAATGAGCAAGGCCCGCAGTGTGGACGATGCACGTGCAATCTTCGATCTGTCCGGACAACCCGATTCCGGGATTCGTGCGGCGATGGTCGATCGGTTGATCGCCGAGCAGCGCTGGGGCGATGCCTACCTTTTGTGGCTCGCCGGACTGGAGCCGGCAGCCGAGGCGCAGCTCGCGCTGCTGTTCGATGGCGGATTCGATCTGCGCCCGCTGCCGGGATTCGGTTGGCAACTCGAAGAATCTCGCGCGGCCGTCAGCGAGTTCGCGCGTACCGTCGGCAGCGATTCGACGGCCTTGCACGTCGTGTTTCGGGGTCATCGGAACTGGTTTGAGGGCGTCTGGCAGCGCCTGTTGCTGCCGGCCGGTCACTATCGCATCTCGGGACGCGTACGGCTGGACTCCCTGGAAGCATTTCGTGGATTGGCCTGGGAGTTGCGCTGCGCGCTGGGGTCCGACCGGCTGCTTGGCAGCAGCGAGCGATTCCTCGGCACACATGACTGGAAATGGTTCCAGTTCGAGATCACGGTGCCCCCGCACGATTGTGCGGCACAGAAGATTGTCATGCGCGCGGTCGGTGACGATGTCACGCAGGCCGCGGTGCGTGGTGAGGCATGGTTCGATGACATGAACATCGCGCCAGACGCAGGCACCCGCACTGTGCTTGAAAGCAAGCAAGCGACCGCCCGCAAGGCAAAACGATGAAAACGGGGTCTCAATACGCACACCGCCGGCGCAGTACGCGCGGGCTTTTTTTCGTTTTGCTGCTGGCAATGCTGGTGTTTGCACCGCTGATCAAGGGTGGAAACCGGCCGTTACCGCTGCTGGCGCTGGAACTGCTTGCGCTGCTGACGCTGGTTCTGGTGCTGTGGACGCCTGGGCGTTTGCATGGTGTCCCGCGATCGCTGCTTGTGCTCGCCGCGGCGATGGTCGGCCTGCCGTTTCTGTACCTGGTCGAGATACCGTTTGAATGGTGGGCGGCCCTGCCGG from Chromatiales bacterium includes these protein-coding regions:
- a CDS encoding DnaJ domain-containing protein → MADSLRLALDFYRAPLRFPGLSDPTSPLPDDLDAIVRVANERVRDVDFVRGEAVRLGVSVEELTEAARFFVKQVFFAAATDHYRTLGLADSASHEEIQARYRQLIRLFHPDRDVDGADWDAVYAARLNEAYSVLRNAQQRRAYDSGRIHSRTSPTAGVRPGRPEMQRVRPEPRARIPEREELLDRIASTGLLARFPRLVPVLAMMVFAIGVVVWLAGGREHETIRLAANAVEAPAALQAASALVSRSLAPAESGALADGLREQWRASGRQLIAADSVGGAPGETAPAAAAATPEPAAAAVPPNPAPERKPDAKLAGDVGRSPRVPRAAGPAAVIERTPDRETVAAASRIESEPGLTQPPRAHPAPVAARPADRSPAPADEPMPAVVAQESSDGMAQIPGAPEPMHGAQVDVASADADASPVVQPTVPPQVAADPIPSAPAEMHAALAKDDEPPRMQTSRPAPPRNTGRAQPVQDIGNALGGIFSTFISAYEAGDLERFMALFAHDAQSNGRNGLAAIREDYASVFVSTIDRHLQLHRMNWRRANDAVHASGWLDVQLRTRDSGQPRRVVGFLRVRFEDRDGRLLIAQLDHEHGG